Proteins from a genomic interval of uncultured Desulfuromusa sp.:
- a CDS encoding NlpC/P60 family protein, whose amino-acid sequence MMNWWEKYVGIDFVSKGRSWSGVDCYGLLRLIYRHERGIELPALQGYESTRDHATMNSMIHTQPTLIGFIPVGLTELQAFDVLVIRQAGFDCHLGIVIDHRRIIHSEHGKMAVVEDFTRPHLRPRIREAWRYAI is encoded by the coding sequence ATGATGAATTGGTGGGAAAAATACGTCGGGATCGATTTTGTCAGCAAAGGCCGCAGCTGGTCAGGTGTTGACTGTTATGGGCTGTTACGGTTGATTTATCGACATGAACGCGGCATCGAGCTGCCTGCATTGCAGGGATATGAGAGCACCCGCGATCACGCAACAATGAACAGTATGATTCACACACAGCCAACGTTAATTGGTTTTATCCCCGTTGGTCTCACGGAATTACAAGCATTTGATGTGCTGGTCATCCGCCAGGCCGGTTTTGATTGTCACTTAGGTATCGTCATCGATCACCGCCGTATTATCCACAGCGAGCATGGCAAAATGGCAGTCGTCGAAGACTTTACCCGTCCGCACTTGCGGCCACGCATTCGGGAGGCATGGCGTTATGCAATCTGA
- a CDS encoding DUF1833 family protein: MSRDVSIQARSSLFAQQTAEVYLCKLKISHTSWASDFHFINDRVSHTDAGSQEWIGCPFSITLPDENEDEMPQVTLAIDNVDRVIVQTLRQLSTPCTVVLEVCLASDIDDIIAGPYEFDFCTAKWNAIIVSGSLEYEPILNTRWPAHDFTPITTPGLFKA; the protein is encoded by the coding sequence ATGAGCCGTGATGTTTCCATTCAGGCGAGGTCGTCACTTTTCGCACAGCAGACCGCTGAAGTTTATCTGTGTAAGTTGAAGATCAGCCATACGAGTTGGGCCAGTGACTTCCATTTTATTAATGACCGTGTTTCTCACACGGACGCCGGGAGTCAAGAATGGATCGGGTGCCCCTTTTCCATAACCCTTCCGGATGAAAACGAAGATGAAATGCCACAAGTCACTTTAGCCATTGACAACGTTGATCGGGTCATCGTGCAGACGCTTCGGCAACTGTCAACACCATGCACTGTTGTTCTTGAGGTCTGTTTGGCCAGTGATATTGACGACATTATAGCTGGCCCATATGAGTTTGACTTCTGCACGGCAAAGTGGAACGCCATAATTGTCTCTGGAAGTCTTGAGTATGAGCCAATATTGAACACTCGTTGGCCTGCTCATGATTTTACACCGATCACAACACCGGGGTTATTTAAAGCATGA
- a CDS encoding tape measure protein, giving the protein MNDLKLKLILEAIDKASPDLKKVKGGVDQVDSSAKTATSGARSLSAAIGPAGLAAAAGATAVVLVKLGKDILEAGMKWEALDGIMDAATVSQQQSSIEMEFTRQQANRLGLDLETVAGGYAKLNAASRGTNITQKEVRETWLGIVEAGTVLRLSAADQAGAMRAVEQIMSKGNVQAEELRGQLGERIPGAFQIAARAMGVTTQELNKMLEQGQVLSDDFLPKFGRQLRKEFGEQLPEATTKLRAELNRLSTEWFELQVDLADGAGMETAAELTRDLTGFVRTLHQGLKDLDSFLDDTDIGDNLAGIFKNSIANASTMTMTINGLLVALEKYQNRDRSGEKIKIEGADTFRDRSNKRELDLALSQNTFRPTGSSDPAKTSWTKKELDAYTKLGKDITDSWQQMYNDRNEIQSRSLDVQIQMEKEAAELSKISWEASKDFWQIQAEDKFEVLSRSTEAMIALDKSWQTSLMNSLDELADYYDETFGDRLTGTVFNAFGSMEDAMVEFALTGKTSFKDMINSILSDIMRLAIQQNITGPLASALNAGLSGLLSGTTYTMGSQPSAAFGPALHNGGKVVPRFHSGGLANDEIPAILLKGETVLDREHTRKFDAIAAALEGRTGGASNVIINNYGDATNASVSQQQNSQGGTDIIVTLEKELASRILSRRGKLGRSIESMLGVSRIGGR; this is encoded by the coding sequence ATGAATGATCTGAAACTCAAACTGATACTGGAAGCAATTGACAAGGCCAGCCCTGACCTGAAGAAGGTTAAGGGCGGGGTTGACCAGGTTGATTCTTCTGCAAAAACAGCAACCAGTGGAGCCAGGAGTCTAAGCGCTGCTATCGGGCCAGCTGGCCTTGCAGCAGCGGCGGGTGCAACGGCTGTTGTTTTAGTTAAGCTGGGTAAAGATATTCTCGAAGCCGGGATGAAGTGGGAAGCTCTTGACGGCATCATGGATGCGGCAACGGTCAGTCAACAGCAATCATCGATTGAAATGGAATTTACCCGGCAGCAGGCTAACCGACTCGGTCTTGATCTTGAAACAGTGGCAGGAGGATATGCAAAGCTTAATGCCGCATCACGGGGCACAAACATAACCCAAAAAGAAGTTAGAGAAACTTGGCTTGGAATTGTAGAAGCCGGTACCGTTTTAAGACTGTCGGCGGCTGACCAGGCCGGAGCAATGCGTGCTGTTGAACAGATCATGAGTAAAGGCAACGTCCAGGCTGAAGAACTTCGGGGTCAGCTTGGAGAGCGAATTCCTGGAGCATTCCAGATTGCTGCCAGGGCGATGGGTGTCACAACGCAAGAACTCAATAAGATGCTCGAACAAGGCCAAGTCTTATCAGATGATTTTCTGCCTAAGTTTGGTCGGCAGCTACGTAAGGAATTCGGTGAACAGCTGCCCGAAGCAACAACAAAGCTTCGTGCAGAATTGAATCGCTTGAGTACCGAATGGTTTGAGCTGCAAGTTGATCTGGCAGACGGTGCGGGGATGGAGACTGCTGCAGAATTGACCAGAGATCTGACAGGATTCGTGCGGACATTGCATCAGGGTCTCAAGGATCTCGATTCTTTTCTCGATGACACTGATATCGGGGATAACCTCGCAGGGATATTCAAAAACTCAATCGCTAACGCATCAACCATGACGATGACTATTAATGGTCTGCTTGTCGCTCTTGAGAAGTATCAAAATCGCGATCGCTCCGGAGAAAAAATCAAAATTGAAGGAGCAGATACTTTTCGCGATAGATCTAACAAGCGTGAGTTGGATTTAGCATTGTCGCAAAATACTTTCCGGCCGACGGGAAGCTCTGACCCTGCAAAAACATCCTGGACAAAAAAAGAACTCGATGCCTACACCAAACTCGGTAAAGACATCACCGACTCCTGGCAGCAAATGTACAACGACAGGAACGAAATCCAGTCCCGCTCACTCGATGTCCAGATCCAGATGGAAAAGGAAGCCGCAGAGCTCAGTAAGATCTCCTGGGAAGCCAGCAAGGACTTCTGGCAGATCCAGGCCGAAGACAAGTTTGAAGTTCTATCCCGTTCAACAGAAGCCATGATTGCTTTGGATAAAAGCTGGCAAACCTCCCTCATGAATAGTCTCGATGAACTTGCCGACTACTACGATGAAACCTTTGGTGATCGACTGACCGGGACTGTTTTTAATGCGTTTGGATCGATGGAAGATGCAATGGTTGAGTTTGCCTTGACAGGTAAGACCAGCTTTAAAGACATGATCAACTCGATCTTAAGTGACATTATGCGCTTAGCAATTCAACAGAATATCACCGGGCCACTGGCCAGTGCATTGAATGCGGGTTTAAGTGGGCTGCTTAGCGGCACGACTTACACGATGGGATCTCAACCCTCCGCTGCGTTCGGTCCCGCTCTCCATAACGGCGGAAAAGTTGTTCCCCGTTTCCATTCCGGCGGTCTGGCAAACGATGAAATTCCAGCGATCTTACTAAAGGGTGAAACTGTTCTTGATCGCGAGCACACCCGAAAATTTGACGCGATTGCAGCAGCCTTGGAGGGCAGAACTGGCGGGGCAAGCAATGTCATCATCAATAATTATGGTGATGCTACCAACGCCAGCGTCAGCCAGCAACAAAACAGCCAGGGTGGCACCGACATTATTGTGACTCTTGAAAAAGAACTGGCCTCAAGGATTCTTTCACGACGTGGAAAGCTTGGCAGATCCATAGAATCTATGCTTGGTGTCAGCCGGATAGGAGGTCGTTAG
- a CDS encoding phage tail tube protein translates to MAQAKGAKGQILIQEETAFKTDPTPDAQKITFISCGLKQNRGQEASPSISGDRNPTKPLRLNTDVSGPLAVELQAYIGLLFKATMGSVTTTGTGPYTHTFKVGDELPSLLVEKGFTDVGQYFKYNGNKVGSMSFSVTPAGAQPVTFNFVGAKETPSGTSFDATPTDLGKHSFDGFSIATIEEGGVAIANVLGIDNLTINNDPDTDQYSVGGEGERDDIPSGLVSVTGTVKARFENLTLYNKAVNDTESSLKIVYSKGDGLGSAGNESIEFLLSELTYAPNSPAISGPKGVLVELPFVAYYDDSAEASVLQITLKNAQPTI, encoded by the coding sequence ATGGCACAAGCCAAAGGAGCAAAAGGACAAATCCTTATCCAGGAAGAGACTGCCTTCAAAACGGATCCAACTCCGGACGCGCAGAAGATCACCTTTATCAGTTGCGGATTAAAACAAAACCGTGGTCAGGAAGCATCGCCATCCATCAGTGGGGATCGCAACCCAACCAAACCGCTGCGCCTTAATACCGATGTCTCCGGACCCCTTGCGGTTGAACTGCAGGCGTATATCGGCTTGTTATTTAAAGCAACCATGGGATCTGTAACAACCACCGGAACCGGGCCATACACCCATACCTTCAAGGTGGGAGATGAGCTGCCCAGTCTGTTGGTTGAAAAAGGCTTCACCGATGTTGGCCAGTATTTCAAATACAACGGCAACAAGGTTGGATCCATGTCCTTCTCGGTGACCCCGGCAGGCGCTCAACCTGTGACTTTCAATTTTGTCGGCGCAAAAGAAACACCCTCCGGAACATCCTTCGATGCCACCCCAACAGATCTCGGCAAGCATAGCTTTGACGGTTTTTCCATCGCCACGATTGAGGAGGGGGGCGTGGCGATCGCTAATGTCCTGGGCATCGACAATCTGACGATTAACAATGATCCGGATACAGATCAATACAGTGTCGGTGGCGAAGGTGAACGTGATGATATTCCGTCAGGGTTGGTCTCAGTCACCGGAACTGTCAAGGCCAGATTTGAAAATCTGACTCTCTACAACAAGGCGGTTAATGATACCGAATCAAGCCTGAAAATCGTTTACAGCAAAGGAGATGGCCTGGGCAGCGCCGGAAATGAATCGATTGAGTTCCTGCTTTCTGAGTTGACCTACGCACCAAATTCCCCGGCGATCAGCGGTCCCAAAGGAGTCCTGGTCGAACTACCGTTTGTCGCCTATTACGATGATAGTGCCGAAGCCAGCGTGCTGCAGATTACCCTGAAGAACGCACAGCCCACCATCTAA
- a CDS encoding Gp37 family protein, protein MTIIETSETILKRLKEIDGPKTIDDWGGEIDDLIKQAAKLPGLFVVYSGARFGPKENIGDNNAAHADTWTIVVIDKNLRGMDAAAVGCYELIQAVRDKLIGFDVGDAWLWPNSEDLFYNAKGKMAYACTYMIETETEDS, encoded by the coding sequence ATGACCATCATCGAAACCAGCGAAACCATCCTGAAACGCCTCAAAGAAATTGACGGCCCGAAAACCATCGACGATTGGGGCGGCGAGATCGATGATCTGATCAAACAGGCCGCAAAGCTGCCGGGGTTGTTTGTTGTTTACTCCGGTGCCAGATTCGGCCCCAAAGAAAACATTGGTGACAATAACGCCGCACATGCCGATACCTGGACGATTGTTGTTATCGATAAAAACTTACGCGGAATGGACGCCGCTGCCGTCGGATGTTACGAGCTGATTCAGGCCGTCAGGGATAAACTGATCGGCTTCGATGTCGGCGACGCCTGGCTCTGGCCAAATAGCGAAGATCTCTTTTACAACGCCAAAGGGAAAATGGCCTACGCCTGTACATACATGATCGAAACAGAAACGGAGGATTCATGA
- a CDS encoding DUF1320 domain-containing protein, whose protein sequence is MAYTTQDDIIKRRIPEDDLIQLTDDNDLGGVDAAVVASVISEADELIDGYLRQRYDLPLASVPGFIAGIAIDLCAYSLYQRQPHVETPESIIAGRRDALALLKQIQRGDLDLGLSSSGDTTSGSGASFSANDRLTGRSKMSGLL, encoded by the coding sequence ATGGCTTACACAACTCAGGACGACATTATCAAACGCAGGATTCCCGAGGATGACCTGATCCAGTTGACTGACGACAACGATCTCGGCGGCGTTGATGCTGCCGTAGTTGCCAGCGTTATCAGTGAAGCGGATGAGTTGATCGACGGGTATCTGCGGCAGCGCTACGACCTACCCCTGGCCAGTGTTCCTGGTTTCATTGCCGGGATTGCCATCGACCTGTGCGCGTACTCCCTGTATCAGCGTCAGCCGCATGTTGAAACTCCGGAATCTATTATTGCCGGTCGCCGTGATGCGTTAGCCCTGCTCAAGCAGATCCAGCGCGGAGATCTTGATCTTGGACTATCGAGTAGCGGCGATACAACCAGCGGCAGCGGTGCCAGTTTTAGCGCCAATGACCGTCTCACAGGCCGCAGCAAGATGTCGGGGCTCTTATGA
- a CDS encoding HI1506-related protein: MIVITSKKDGFRRGGIVHSKEPTEYPDDRFSAKDLKALKAEPMLAVEVVTDEPKEPQRPNVADTVKQVEATSNLEELELFNDDERKGVKTAVEKRKEELSQAPAGE, translated from the coding sequence ATGATTGTCATCACATCAAAAAAAGACGGTTTTCGCCGGGGCGGAATAGTTCACAGCAAAGAGCCGACCGAATATCCGGACGACCGGTTTAGTGCCAAAGATCTGAAGGCTCTAAAGGCTGAGCCGATGCTGGCGGTTGAGGTTGTTACCGACGAACCAAAAGAACCACAACGGCCGAATGTGGCCGACACCGTCAAACAGGTCGAAGCGACCAGCAACCTGGAAGAGCTTGAGTTATTCAACGACGATGAACGCAAAGGCGTCAAGACAGCGGTCGAAAAACGCAAAGAAGAGCTTAGTCAAGCCCCCGCTGGAGAATAA
- a CDS encoding Mu-like prophage major head subunit gpT family protein, which produces MLTVCSVAFANPALAEPISWNWLLGSGGLALIVNGSTLSNIFTNIKTTFNKVFDATPGVWQKIGMKIPSGSAQNDYAWLENFPKMRRWVGEKVIKSLKAGKYVLVNEDFEATISVKRNDIEDDNLGFVGVQANGAGFSAKQWPDELIMEVANGAFDTECYDGQYFVDTDHPVVNPATGEEESVSNKSTAVLSIATLAAATASFGAVRAAMRKFKDGEGRPLNITPNVLLVPVDLGDTARALMTNDKLEDGKPNPYKGVAEVVEDARLTSATAWFLLDTTKPVKPFIFQERKTPVFVSQTDMASDDVFKRGEFNFGCEARGCAGYGFWQLCYGSTGLG; this is translated from the coding sequence GTGCTGACCGTCTGCTCGGTCGCTTTTGCCAATCCGGCTCTGGCTGAACCGATTAGCTGGAACTGGTTGCTCGGTAGTGGCGGGTTGGCGTTAATCGTCAACGGGTCGACACTTTCCAATATCTTCACCAACATCAAAACGACTTTCAATAAGGTCTTTGATGCCACTCCAGGTGTCTGGCAAAAAATTGGGATGAAGATTCCGAGTGGCAGTGCTCAAAACGACTATGCCTGGTTAGAAAACTTCCCGAAGATGCGGCGCTGGGTCGGAGAAAAGGTTATCAAATCTCTCAAGGCTGGTAAGTACGTTCTTGTCAACGAGGACTTTGAGGCCACTATCAGCGTCAAGCGTAACGATATCGAAGATGACAACCTTGGATTCGTTGGTGTCCAGGCAAACGGTGCCGGGTTCTCTGCCAAGCAATGGCCGGACGAACTGATTATGGAAGTGGCGAATGGTGCGTTCGACACGGAATGTTATGACGGCCAGTATTTTGTCGATACCGACCATCCGGTAGTTAATCCTGCAACCGGGGAAGAAGAAAGCGTCAGCAATAAAAGTACCGCTGTCCTGTCGATCGCTACTCTTGCGGCTGCTACAGCCAGCTTCGGTGCTGTTCGCGCAGCTATGCGTAAATTTAAAGACGGCGAAGGTCGGCCGCTCAATATCACGCCGAACGTGTTGTTGGTTCCGGTTGATCTTGGCGATACCGCCCGCGCTTTGATGACCAATGACAAGCTCGAAGATGGCAAACCGAACCCCTATAAGGGTGTCGCTGAAGTTGTTGAGGATGCCCGCCTGACGTCTGCAACTGCCTGGTTCCTGCTTGATACGACCAAACCGGTCAAACCATTTATCTTCCAAGAGCGGAAGACTCCGGTCTTTGTCAGCCAGACTGATATGGCCAGTGATGATGTCTTTAAGCGCGGCGAATTTAACTTCGGCTGTGAAGCCCGCGGCTGTGCTGGATACGGTTTCTGGCAGCTTTGCTACGGTTCGACCGGGCTTGGCTAA
- a CDS encoding head fiber protein, translating into MSERNTFSKDGKLIGVLVSASTTIEAGKMVAFNASGYLVEASDASGVSIAGVADETVDNSTGSNGDLTCLVKRNQLFKMKNSTTNAVDIADQGNYVFVEDDETVADVVGTNGVIAGVCIEVASDGVWIEMPPIPQVAAQAASTANDVAGAVTDLNALIAKLKAAGIMANA; encoded by the coding sequence ATGTCTGAAAGAAACACCTTCTCTAAGGATGGAAAGCTGATAGGCGTATTAGTCTCAGCTTCCACCACAATCGAGGCCGGGAAAATGGTCGCGTTTAATGCCTCCGGTTATCTGGTTGAGGCCAGCGACGCCTCTGGTGTCTCGATCGCCGGTGTCGCTGATGAAACCGTTGATAACTCAACCGGCAGCAACGGCGACCTGACCTGTCTGGTCAAGCGCAACCAGCTTTTCAAGATGAAAAACTCCACGACAAACGCCGTCGACATTGCTGACCAAGGGAATTATGTCTTTGTCGAAGACGACGAAACCGTGGCCGATGTCGTCGGCACCAACGGTGTCATTGCTGGGGTCTGCATCGAAGTCGCCAGTGATGGCGTCTGGATCGAAATGCCGCCTATACCGCAGGTTGCAGCGCAAGCCGCCTCAACCGCGAACGATGTCGCCGGTGCTGTCACCGATCTGAACGCGCTGATTGCCAAGCTCAAAGCCGCCGGAATCATGGCCAACGCTTAA
- a CDS encoding phage protease, whose amino-acid sequence MKVKIGIIGHRKEHLESLVKALNSAVPENCECIALNVELAGEAGVLPKRIVLIPAGAIIEGRDGRCWKNDNPQKIIDYLAAANRDLVLDFEHSTEIKAPAGEQAPAAAWLSDFALDENGAVTAAVNSWTPEGEKLVSEKSYRYISPVILYEKDTMQIVGISSVGLTNRPNLFVPALNHQQKENIMDLKALLKLLGLSEDATQEAAMNAIQKLQGDLKTAMNRESTPDLQKFVPRADYDQVLERASNSEKKLADAAKEQLEESINSEVDAALKAGKIAPASKDFYTAMCRTDDGLTQFKKFLESAPVIADPSNLDGKDLPEGKALNAEQKQIAAMFGNSEDDLKKYGA is encoded by the coding sequence ATGAAAGTAAAGATTGGAATCATCGGACATAGAAAAGAGCATCTTGAATCTCTGGTAAAGGCTCTCAATTCAGCTGTGCCTGAAAACTGTGAATGTATAGCTCTAAACGTTGAATTGGCAGGTGAAGCTGGTGTGTTACCGAAACGGATCGTATTGATTCCCGCAGGAGCCATCATCGAAGGTCGCGACGGGCGCTGCTGGAAAAACGACAATCCGCAAAAAATAATTGATTATCTTGCCGCTGCAAATAGAGATCTGGTCCTTGATTTTGAACATTCAACAGAAATAAAAGCCCCAGCAGGAGAGCAAGCTCCAGCTGCCGCTTGGTTGAGTGACTTTGCTCTGGATGAAAACGGTGCTGTGACCGCTGCTGTCAATTCCTGGACTCCGGAGGGGGAAAAGTTAGTATCTGAAAAATCATACCGCTATATCAGCCCGGTCATCCTTTATGAAAAAGACACGATGCAGATCGTCGGGATCAGCAGCGTCGGGCTGACCAATAGACCAAACCTGTTTGTCCCAGCTTTAAACCATCAACAAAAGGAGAACATTATGGATTTAAAAGCATTGCTAAAACTCCTCGGGTTGTCCGAGGACGCAACCCAGGAAGCGGCTATGAACGCTATCCAGAAACTTCAGGGCGACCTGAAAACCGCCATGAACCGCGAGAGCACACCCGATCTGCAAAAGTTTGTCCCTCGCGCTGATTACGATCAGGTGCTTGAGCGTGCCTCCAATTCTGAAAAGAAATTGGCCGACGCTGCAAAAGAGCAGCTTGAAGAATCAATCAATAGCGAAGTCGACGCAGCTCTCAAGGCGGGGAAAATCGCCCCGGCCAGTAAAGACTTTTACACCGCCATGTGCCGGACTGACGACGGTCTAACCCAGTTCAAGAAGTTCCTCGAGTCGGCTCCGGTTATTGCTGATCCCAGCAACCTGGACGGTAAAGATTTGCCAGAGGGAAAAGCCCTCAATGCCGAACAAAAGCAGATTGCCGCCATGTTTGGTAACAGCGAAGACGATCTGAAAAAGTACGGCGCTTAA
- a CDS encoding phage virion morphogenesis protein: protein MAESFSVRIEDDQVQQALNRALKATGDLTPAMKAIGEHLLRSTEENFRGEHEPDGTPWKPLKVLSYHLGYSIGKKKATHTKSGSLTAAFSKYLAGRKILTDSHELRNSIHYSASRTSVAIGSGKVYAALHQFGGKAGRGKKVTIPARPFLGIGPGDRQEILAELRNHLETALKE from the coding sequence GTGGCCGAAAGTTTCAGCGTCAGAATCGAAGATGATCAGGTGCAACAGGCGCTGAACCGCGCCTTAAAAGCCACCGGCGATCTGACTCCGGCGATGAAAGCCATCGGCGAACACCTGTTGCGCAGCACCGAGGAGAATTTCCGGGGCGAGCATGAACCGGACGGGACTCCCTGGAAGCCGCTCAAGGTGCTCAGCTATCACCTGGGCTATTCGATCGGCAAGAAAAAGGCCACCCACACAAAGTCCGGATCGTTGACAGCAGCATTTTCCAAGTATCTGGCGGGTCGCAAGATACTGACCGACAGCCACGAGCTGCGCAACTCGATCCACTACAGCGCGTCCCGCACATCGGTGGCCATTGGCAGCGGCAAGGTCTACGCAGCACTCCATCAGTTTGGAGGCAAGGCAGGGAGAGGGAAAAAAGTAACCATTCCAGCTCGTCCGTTTCTGGGGATCGGTCCAGGAGACCGGCAGGAGATTTTAGCAGAATTACGCAACCACCTGGAAACCGCCCTGAAGGAATGA
- a CDS encoding PBECR2 nuclease fold domain-containing protein, giving the protein MRDDLLTDFRSAVDKAISEGTTLETFRKDFDIIVAKHGWSYNGGRNWRSNVIYSTNIRTAYMAGRWKQLTDPELLKLRPYLEYRHGDSLHPRLPHLAWDGTILPADDPWWQTHYTPNGWGCKCKVFSVSERDLERMGKTGPDKAPAIEIDSKTGAPVGIDKGWDYNVGQAAWGRSHQLRLMEDQGPWTDLIPWGPEKYGRGAVPIDAAQAERIRPVPVGDEAALRQALRDSVGGDAVNLTDPAGEKVRITQALVDHMVEGGRFDKREEFFPLIPELIENPAEIWINFARSEVSGRVALRRRYVKLIKLDKTQSIGLVADIQGGYWVGMTFFRGSKTALKNLRKGRLVFGRE; this is encoded by the coding sequence ATGCGCGACGATCTTCTGACCGACTTTCGATCTGCGGTTGATAAAGCGATCAGCGAAGGCACCACGCTGGAAACGTTCCGCAAAGACTTCGACATTATCGTCGCTAAACACGGCTGGAGCTACAACGGTGGCCGCAATTGGCGCAGCAACGTCATTTACAGCACCAACATCCGCACCGCTTACATGGCCGGTCGCTGGAAGCAACTGACCGATCCCGAGCTGTTGAAATTGAGACCGTACCTGGAATACCGCCACGGCGACAGTCTGCATCCGCGCTTGCCTCATCTGGCGTGGGATGGAACGATTCTCCCCGCTGACGATCCCTGGTGGCAGACCCACTACACCCCGAACGGCTGGGGCTGCAAGTGCAAAGTGTTCTCAGTGAGTGAGCGGGATCTGGAACGCATGGGCAAGACCGGGCCGGACAAAGCGCCAGCTATTGAGATCGATTCCAAAACCGGCGCACCTGTGGGAATTGACAAAGGGTGGGATTACAACGTTGGCCAGGCCGCCTGGGGACGGAGCCACCAATTACGGTTGATGGAAGATCAAGGCCCGTGGACAGATCTGATTCCCTGGGGGCCGGAGAAATATGGTCGGGGTGCTGTGCCGATCGATGCCGCACAAGCGGAACGGATCAGACCCGTCCCCGTTGGTGACGAAGCAGCCCTACGGCAAGCTTTACGTGACTCCGTCGGGGGAGATGCTGTCAACCTGACGGATCCCGCCGGTGAAAAAGTGCGCATCACCCAGGCTCTGGTTGATCACATGGTTGAGGGTGGGCGCTTTGATAAACGCGAGGAGTTTTTCCCGCTGATACCGGAGCTGATAGAAAACCCGGCTGAAATTTGGATCAACTTTGCACGTAGTGAAGTCTCTGGTCGGGTGGCTTTGCGGAGACGCTATGTCAAGTTGATCAAGCTGGACAAGACCCAGTCTATTGGCTTGGTGGCCGATATTCAAGGGGGTTACTGGGTTGGGATGACATTTTTCCGAGGCAGCAAAACAGCATTAAAAAACCTCCGCAAAGGCCGTCTGGTCTTTGGGAGGGAATAA